The nucleotide sequence GACTTTAGAAGAGATTAAACAAAGAAAATGCGTTCTACAATCTAGTGAATTTGATGAGGCAGTTGTATTACAGCATATCGAACATATGAAGGATGAGATGGGGCATTTAGAGACTGAACTTAAAGAAATGTACCGGATGATTAAAAATCTAGATGAAAGTGAACGGAAGGTTATCCTTAATCATCTCTCTCCGCAAATGCTCGGTTTAGTTCAATCATTAGCTCTTTTTATTGGATAACGTCATATGCTTACTATTGAATAATTTATAGTTGGAGTGTGAATTTTTTTGGATGATCTACCACTTAATTCGTTGATATTGTTAATGTCATTAATTCTGTTGTCTGCATTCTTTTCTTCTGCTGAAACAGCTTTTTCAAGTGTAAACAAAATTCGGTTAAAGCATTTTGCTGATGAAGGAAAACGTGGAGGAAAGAAAGCCCTGTATATTGCAGAGAACTTTGACAATGCTTTATCAACGATTTTAATCGGAAACAATATCGTGAACATCGCCGCTGCAAGTATTTCAGCCAAGTTAGCTACTGATTTATTTGGCGCAAGTAAAGGCTTGCTTGTTAGTACATTCGTTATGACGGTATTAGTACTTATCTTTGGCGAAATTCTTCCTAAATCACTAGCTAAAGAAAACTCAGAATCCTATTCGCTT is from Bacillus tianshenii and encodes:
- a CDS encoding MerR family transcriptional regulator, with the protein product MYKIGELAKLSDVSKRTIDYYTKIGLLDCQRSETGYRYFSEEAIEDIKFIEQCKKMHMTLEEIKQRKCVLQSSEFDEAVVLQHIEHMKDEMGHLETELKEMYRMIKNLDESERKVILNHLSPQMLGLVQSLALFIG